Proteins encoded in a region of the Clostridium butyricum genome:
- a CDS encoding 6-phospho-beta-glucosidase, with translation MKKGKIKIATIGGGSSYTPELIEGFIKRKDELPISELWLVDIEEGREKLEIVGEMAKRMVKAAGLDWKVYLTLDRREALKDADFVSTQFRVGLLDARIKDERIPLSHGIIGQETNGAGGMFKAFRTIPVILDIIDDMRELCPNAWLVNFTNPSGMVTEAAIKYGGWERTVGLCNVPINCMHIGAKVLDLQPEDLIFKFAGLNHFHWHRVWDKNGTERTGEIIEKLYHPEKRVEMKDAGVANIKDIQFNYEQIEDLGILPCPYHRYYYSTDDMLKDELEEFKKGETRAEVVKKTEAELFELYKDPKLDYKPEQLTKRGGTHYSDAACELIASIHNDKHTRMVVSTKNNGAISDLPYDSIVEVSSIITAEGPQPITWGAFKSAPRGMVQVMKSMEELTISAAVTGNYNRALQAFTSNPLVPSGEMAKSLLDEMLVAHEKHLPQFADRIKEIER, from the coding sequence ATGAAAAAAGGGAAAATTAAAATAGCAACTATTGGTGGAGGATCAAGTTATACTCCTGAATTAATTGAAGGATTTATTAAGAGAAAAGATGAACTTCCAATAAGTGAATTATGGCTTGTTGATATTGAAGAAGGAAGAGAAAAACTTGAAATAGTAGGAGAAATGGCAAAAAGAATGGTTAAGGCCGCAGGTCTTGATTGGAAAGTGTATCTTACATTAGATAGAAGAGAAGCTTTAAAAGATGCTGATTTCGTATCAACTCAGTTCAGAGTAGGTCTTTTAGATGCAAGAATAAAAGATGAAAGAATTCCTTTAAGTCATGGAATAATCGGTCAAGAAACTAATGGTGCAGGGGGAATGTTTAAAGCCTTTAGAACAATTCCAGTAATATTAGATATAATTGATGATATGAGAGAATTATGTCCTAATGCATGGCTTGTTAACTTTACAAATCCATCAGGTATGGTAACTGAAGCTGCAATAAAATATGGTGGATGGGAAAGAACTGTAGGTTTATGTAATGTTCCTATAAACTGTATGCATATAGGTGCTAAAGTTCTTGATTTACAACCAGAAGATTTAATATTCAAATTTGCAGGCTTAAATCATTTCCACTGGCACAGAGTTTGGGATAAGAATGGAACTGAAAGAACTGGAGAAATAATTGAAAAGCTATATCATCCTGAAAAGAGAGTTGAAATGAAGGATGCAGGAGTTGCAAATATAAAAGATATTCAATTTAACTATGAACAGATAGAAGATTTAGGAATATTACCTTGTCCATATCATAGATATTACTACAGTACAGATGATATGTTAAAGGATGAACTTGAAGAATTTAAGAAGGGTGAAACAAGAGCAGAAGTAGTTAAGAAAACAGAAGCAGAATTATTCGAATTATATAAAGATCCTAAGCTTGACTACAAACCTGAACAGCTTACTAAGAGAGGTGGAACTCACTATAGTGATGCGGCATGTGAGCTTATAGCATCTATTCATAATGATAAGCACACAAGAATGGTAGTAAGTACTAAGAATAATGGTGCTATTTCTGATTTACCATATGATTCAATAGTAGAGGTATCAAGTATAATAACAGCAGAAGGTCCACAGCCTATAACATGGGGAGCATTTAAGTCTGCACCAAGAGGTATGGTTCAAGTTATGAAGTCTATGGAAGAACTTACAATTTCAGCAGCGGTAACTGGAAATTATAATAGAGCACTTCAGGCATTTACAAGCAATCCATTAGTTCCAAGTGGTGAAATGGCAAAATCATTATTGGATGAAATGCTTGTTGCACATGAAAAACATCTTCCACAATTTGCTGATAGAATAAAAGAAATAGAAAGATAA
- a CDS encoding MutS-related protein — MSISVSESFLKNDLYSTKSKRRDLNKIKLLFDYSKRNNFTIDDQTWNDLIMDNVFNELDSTYSAEGEAALYRMLRNPIINEEELNKRGKLIDLFKKDTKLTVNLRRIFFEMRYDKKNRLIEMISGLLSVSKLKYYLYTIFGLTPILWVLAAIILREPKMIIILMFDIYIKIYVHNKERDTINAIGIVYLRELINAGQILCNNKNDEVKSYTGKIKEILNDLNTIDKSTYLLKLTNSFWGIIDMLSVPFFIQESIYYKISGKLIEKKDTILELYYLVGEIDALVSIAIYQSNNEGKYSKPKFIKETSLKIKDGVHPLLKNPVSNSIEISGKGVVLTGTNMSGKSTFLRMVSTNILFAQTFNFILGKEYEACFFNMVSSISPKDDIVNGKSYYLSEAESILRIIKASQKDIPVFCPIDEIFRGTNPIERIASSAEILRYLNKGNAICIVATHDREISDMLKENYDFYYFSEEVDSKSGLKFDYKLKRGVSKTRNAIKLLEYIGYPKEIIENSYIRMKKIEGFV, encoded by the coding sequence ATGAGTATTTCAGTTAGTGAAAGTTTTTTGAAAAATGATCTATATTCAACTAAGAGTAAAAGAAGGGATTTAAATAAAATAAAATTACTGTTTGATTATAGTAAAAGAAATAATTTTACTATAGATGATCAAACCTGGAATGATTTAATAATGGATAATGTATTTAATGAATTGGATTCAACTTACTCAGCAGAAGGTGAAGCAGCTTTATATAGAATGCTTAGAAATCCAATTATTAATGAAGAAGAGCTTAATAAAAGAGGAAAGTTAATTGATTTATTTAAAAAAGATACAAAGTTAACAGTAAATTTAAGAAGAATATTTTTTGAAATGCGTTATGATAAAAAAAATAGATTAATTGAAATGATAAGCGGATTGCTTTCAGTGAGCAAATTAAAATATTATTTGTATACTATTTTCGGATTAACTCCTATACTTTGGGTTTTAGCAGCAATAATATTGAGAGAGCCTAAAATGATTATAATATTAATGTTCGATATATATATAAAGATATATGTACACAATAAAGAGCGTGATACTATAAATGCCATAGGAATTGTTTATTTAAGAGAACTAATAAATGCAGGACAAATATTATGTAATAATAAGAATGATGAAGTTAAATCCTATACTGGAAAAATAAAAGAAATATTAAATGATTTAAACACTATAGATAAATCAACATATTTACTTAAACTTACTAATTCTTTTTGGGGAATTATAGACATGCTTTCTGTTCCTTTTTTTATACAAGAAAGTATATATTATAAAATAAGCGGAAAATTAATAGAAAAAAAGGATACAATATTAGAATTATATTATTTAGTAGGAGAGATTGATGCTTTAGTTTCAATTGCAATTTATCAAAGTAATAATGAGGGTAAATATAGCAAGCCTAAATTTATCAAGGAAACTTCATTAAAAATAAAAGATGGGGTACATCCATTGCTTAAGAATCCAGTTTCAAATTCCATTGAAATATCAGGAAAAGGTGTCGTATTAACTGGAACAAATATGTCTGGTAAATCAACTTTTTTAAGGATGGTGAGTACAAACATACTTTTTGCACAAACTTTTAATTTTATTTTAGGAAAAGAATATGAAGCCTGTTTTTTTAATATGGTATCATCAATAAGTCCTAAAGACGATATTGTTAATGGAAAGAGTTATTACTTGTCTGAAGCAGAATCAATTCTAAGAATAATAAAAGCTTCTCAAAAGGATATTCCAGTATTTTGCCCAATAGATGAAATCTTTAGAGGAACAAATCCAATTGAAAGAATTGCTTCCTCAGCAGAAATACTTAGATATCTTAATAAAGGAAATGCTATTTGTATCGTTGCTACTCATGATAGGGAAATTTCAGATATGTTAAAAGAAAATTATGATTTCTATTATTTTAGTGAAGAAGTAGATAGTAAAAGTGGATTAAAATTTGATTATAAATTAAAAAGAGGAGTATCTAAAACAAGAAATGCAATTAAGCTTTTAGAGTATATAGGATATCCAAAAGAAATAATAGAAAACTCATATATAAGAATGAAAAAAATTGAAGGTTTTGTTTAA
- a CDS encoding DMT family transporter: MLNSKSNYKIGVMSGVISAATWGLDTVLMSLVLAMTPFLPKEAVFLAPFVTAFFHDVFSAIWTFLYLAGKRQLGSLFKAMRTKSAMFVVIAALMGGPIGMTGYLLAVKLIGPSYTAIISSLYPAVGAILSYFILKEKLNKKAWIGLLFAIVGVTVLGYSSGEAGISIAGFLCAFLCVIGWGSECVICAYGMKDDEVSSEFALQIRQLTSAVVYGILIVPIVGGIGLSFDILRTNVIWWIAATALSGTISYLFYYNAIYRIGPTRAMGINITYVVWSIVFDRFINGTEISLKTILCSILVIVGVYFVAKEADVEEDGENAEVAEV; the protein is encoded by the coding sequence ATGTTAAACAGTAAAAGCAATTATAAAATCGGAGTTATGAGTGGTGTTATATCAGCTGCAACATGGGGATTGGATACAGTTTTAATGTCATTAGTTCTTGCAATGACTCCATTTTTACCAAAGGAAGCAGTATTCTTAGCACCGTTTGTAACAGCATTTTTCCATGATGTATTCTCAGCAATTTGGACATTCTTATATCTTGCAGGTAAAAGGCAGCTTGGAAGTTTATTTAAAGCAATGAGAACAAAAAGTGCAATGTTTGTTGTAATAGCAGCACTTATGGGTGGACCAATAGGAATGACTGGATATTTACTTGCAGTAAAACTTATAGGGCCATCTTATACAGCTATTATATCTTCATTATATCCAGCAGTTGGAGCTATTTTATCTTATTTTATTTTAAAAGAGAAATTAAATAAAAAAGCGTGGATCGGATTACTTTTTGCAATAGTAGGAGTTACAGTTCTTGGATATTCTTCAGGTGAAGCAGGAATAAGTATAGCAGGATTTTTATGTGCTTTCCTTTGTGTAATAGGATGGGGAAGTGAATGTGTAATTTGTGCATATGGTATGAAAGATGATGAAGTGAGTTCAGAATTTGCTCTTCAGATAAGACAACTTACTTCAGCTGTAGTATATGGAATTCTTATAGTTCCAATAGTAGGTGGAATCGGATTAAGCTTTGATATTTTAAGAACAAATGTAATCTGGTGGATTGCAGCAACTGCATTAAGTGGAACAATATCATATTTATTCTACTACAATGCAATATATAGAATAGGACCAACAAGAGCAATGGGAATAAATATAACATATGTAGTATGGTCAATAGTGTTTGATAGATTCATAAATGGAACAGAAATAAGTTTAAAAACAATATTATGTAGTATCTTAGTTATTGTAGGAGTTTATTTTGTTGCTAAAGAAGCAGATGTGGAAGAAGATGGGGAGAATGCTGAAGTAGCAGAAGTATAA
- a CDS encoding N-acetylmannosamine-6-phosphate 2-epimerase, with the protein MNHNLDSLKARLIVSCQALPNEPLHSSFIMGRMARAAKEGGAAGIRANTKEDIAEIKKIVDLPIIGIVKKDYADSKVYITPTMKEIDELMEVSPDIIALDATKDLRPGNITLNEFYNMIRKKYPNQKLMADCSTVEEAVYADKLGFDFIGTTLVGYTDQSKGYHIEDNDFEIIRDIISKVSNKVIAEGNINTPEKAKRVIELGCFSVVVGSIITRPQLITKSFVHALENNR; encoded by the coding sequence ATGAATCATAATCTAGATAGTTTAAAAGCTAGATTAATAGTTTCTTGTCAAGCTCTTCCAAATGAACCACTACATTCTTCATTTATTATGGGCCGTATGGCACGAGCTGCAAAAGAAGGTGGTGCTGCTGGTATTAGAGCAAATACTAAAGAAGATATTGCAGAAATAAAAAAGATAGTTGATTTACCAATCATCGGAATTGTAAAAAAAGATTATGCTGACAGTAAAGTTTATATAACACCAACAATGAAAGAAATAGACGAACTTATGGAAGTTAGCCCAGATATCATAGCACTTGATGCTACAAAAGATTTAAGACCTGGCAATATTACATTAAATGAATTTTATAATATGATAAGAAAAAAATATCCTAATCAAAAATTAATGGCTGATTGCTCAACTGTTGAAGAAGCAGTTTATGCTGACAAATTAGGATTTGATTTTATAGGAACTACTTTAGTTGGATACACAGATCAAAGTAAAGGTTATCACATAGAAGATAACGATTTTGAAATAATTAGAGATATTATCTCTAAAGTATCAAATAAGGTAATTGCAGAAGGTAATATAAATACCCCTGAAAAAGCAAAAAGAGTCATTGAACTTGGATGCTTTAGTGTAGTTGTAGGATCTATAATTACCCGTCCACAACTCATTACTAAATCCTTTGTACATGCTTTAGAAAACAATAGATAA
- a CDS encoding N-acetylneuraminate lyase: MKGIYSALLVSFDENGKINEQGVREIIRHNIDKMKVDGLYIGGSTGENFMLSTEEKKEIFKIAKDEAKDEIKLIAQVGSINVYESVELAKFVTDLGYDAISAVTPFYYKFSFDEIKDYYNTIINSVDNRLIIYSIPFLTGVDMSVEQFGELFENEKIIGVKFTAADFYLLERLRKAYPDHLIYAGFDEMMLPATVLGVDGAIGSTFNVNGIRARQIFELAKEGKINEALEIQHVTNDLISAILGNGLYPTIKELLKLSGVNSGYCHRPMASANEKQVAVAKEIFDKYLK, encoded by the coding sequence ATGAAAGGTATTTATAGTGCACTATTAGTTTCATTTGATGAAAATGGAAAAATAAATGAACAAGGAGTACGTGAAATAATTCGTCATAACATAGATAAAATGAAAGTTGACGGATTATATATTGGAGGAAGTACTGGTGAAAACTTTATGCTTTCTACTGAAGAAAAAAAGGAAATTTTCAAAATTGCAAAAGATGAAGCAAAAGATGAAATTAAACTTATAGCTCAAGTTGGGTCTATCAATGTATATGAAAGTGTTGAACTTGCAAAATTTGTTACTGATTTAGGCTATGATGCAATATCTGCTGTTACACCATTTTACTATAAATTCTCTTTTGATGAAATCAAAGATTACTACAACACAATTATAAATAGCGTGGATAACCGCCTTATAATTTATTCAATTCCATTCTTAACTGGTGTTGATATGAGTGTAGAACAATTTGGTGAATTATTTGAGAATGAAAAGATTATTGGTGTTAAATTCACTGCTGCAGATTTCTACTTACTAGAAAGACTTAGAAAAGCATATCCAGATCACTTAATTTATGCTGGATTTGATGAAATGATGCTACCTGCAACTGTTCTTGGTGTTGATGGTGCTATTGGTTCTACTTTCAACGTAAACGGAATTCGTGCAAGACAAATTTTTGAATTAGCAAAAGAAGGTAAAATTAATGAAGCATTAGAAATCCAACATGTAACTAACGATTTAATATCTGCAATTCTTGGAAATGGATTATATCCAACTATAAAAGAATTATTAAAATTATCAGGTGTTAATTCTGGATACTGTCATAGACCAATGGCTAGTGCAAATGAAAAACAAGTAGCTGTAGCCAAAGAAATCTTTGATAAGTACTTAAAATAG